One Diospyros lotus cultivar Yz01 chromosome 1, ASM1463336v1, whole genome shotgun sequence genomic window carries:
- the LOC127810654 gene encoding probable glutathione S-transferase yields MAEKGEEMKLLATWFSPFAYRVIWVLKMKGIEYEYVEEDLGNKSPLLLQSNPVHKKVPVLIHNGKPLAESLVIVQYLDNICKSSPVLPDDPYQRAMALFWSNFVEEKFTENIKKVLVLGGEEQAAGAKGAEAALATLEAQLAKKKSKFFGGESIGLVDIALGYISVWLEEIEEVGGIKVFDSEKFPCLAKWMQDFLEIPTVKENHPNKADLIPYLRYLRQVGPAVAFQHG; encoded by the exons ATGGCAGAGAAGGGCGAAGAAATGAAGCTCTTGGCGACCTGGTTCAGCCCGTTTGCTTACCGGGTCATATGGGTCCTGAAAATGAAGGGCATAGAGTACGAGTACGTTGAAGAAGACCTGGGCAACAAGAgccctcttcttctccaatccAACCCGGTTCACAAGAAGGTTCCAGTTCTCATCCACAATGGAAAGCCCCTGGCCGAGTCGCTCGTCATCGTCCAGTACCTCGACAACATCTGCAAGTCCAGCCCCGTTTTGCCCGATGACCCTTACCAGAGAGCCATGGCCCTTTTCTGGAGCAACTTCGTTGAAGAAAAG TTTACTGAGAACATAAAGAAAGTGCTGGTCCTGGGGGGAGAGGAGCAAGCAGCCGGAGCAAAAGGAGCGGAAGCGGCTCTGGCGACGCTGGAAGCGCAGCTggcgaagaagaagagcaagtTCTTCGGGGGAGAGAGCATCGGGCTGGTGGACATTGCGCTGGGCTACATCTCCGTCTGGCTGGAGGAGATCGAAGAAGTTGGCGGCATCAAAGTGTTCGATTCGGAGAAATTCCCTTGTCTTGCTAAGTGGATGCAGGATTTCTTGGAGATTCCGACGGTGAAAGAGAACCACCCCAACAAAGCCGATCTGATCCCTTATCTCCGCTACCTCCGGCAAGTGGGTCCGGCTGTCGCCTTTCAACATGGGTGA